A single Lactuca sativa cultivar Salinas chromosome 8, Lsat_Salinas_v11, whole genome shotgun sequence DNA region contains:
- the LOC111911262 gene encoding putative zinc finger protein At1g68190 isoform X2, giving the protein MDRYCEFCVNLRSVVYCKADAAYLCLSCDTKVHSANPLSNRHYRNLICESCRRRPSYVRCYDHQKFMCRGCDLSQHNASSKHRKRVVKSYVGCPSARDLGVLWDFDLNPFVDCSSRILDQKFGLESNEYIKAIDGGIQGFSVLEQLVDLLKVQTSNIDHISSIMQCQEHEMDVDQFSQPFLVKGEHSNDHNISLDPCSSPFTQLDSLESSETNETTLQGDSIWQCKSSVSSSQLWSQNMQDLGVCEEPSCLDDLNIPDIDLSFRNFEELFRSEKEPTSVDQNKSMAYLNLTESSPKKAPYTSQIMSFSFSRSSAESSDTTCIDSGISPCGSSEHHVHEKSKGKKIVQLLFSGRIRNKTNVATERLDQTHENVQNPKVGR; this is encoded by the exons ATGGATAGATATTGTGAATTCTGTGTGAACTTAAGATCCGTTGTTTACTGTAAGGCGGATGCAGCGTATCTTTGTCTTTCGTGTGATACTAAAGTTCACTCAGCCAATCCACTCTCAAACCGCCATTATCGGAACCTCATTTGTGAGTCTTGCAGACGTCGCCCAAGCTATGTCCGTTGTTATGATCATCAGAAGTTCATGTGTCGTGGTTGTGATCTTAGCCAACACAATGCTTCTTCTAAGCATCGAAAAAGAGTTGTGAAAAGTTACGTTGGCTGCCCATCTGCCAGAGATTTAGGGGTATTGTGGGATTTCGACTTGAATCCGTTTGTTGACTGTAGTAGTCGCATTCTTGACCAAAAATTTGGTTTAGAGAGTAATGAATACATCAAG GCAATTGATGGTGGTATACAAGGGTTCTCCGTTCTTGAACAACTTGTTGATTTGCTAAAGGTTCAAACATCCAACATCGATCATATTTCATCGATTATGCAATGTCAAGAACATGAGATGGATGTTGATCAGTTTTCGCAGCCATTCTTGGTTAAAGGAGAGCATTCCAATGACCATAATATAAGTCTTGATCCATGTTCATCGCCATTCACACAATTGGACAGTTTAGAATCCTCTGAAACCAACGAAACTACCCTCCAAGGAGACTCAATTTGGCAATGCAAAAGTTCAGTTTCAAGCAGCCAACTTTGGTCTCAAAATATGCAAGATCTTGGTGTATGTGAAGAACCATCTTGCTTAGATGACTTGAACATACCTGATATCGATCTCTCATTCAGAAATTTCGAAGAACTTTTCCGAAGTGAGAAAGAGCCCACAAGCGTCGATCAG AACAAATCAATGGCCTACTTGAATCTCACCGAGTCATCTCCAAAGAAAGCACCTTACACTTCTCAAATTATGTCATTCTCGTTTTCGAGAAGCAGTGCTGAAAGCAGCGATACAACATGCATAGACAGTGGTATTTCGCCATGTGGATCAAGTGAGCACCATGTGCATGAAAAATCAAAAGGAAAGAAGATCGTACAGCT CTTATTTTCAGGAAGGATTCGGAACAAGACAAATGTGGCTACAGAAAGGCTCGATCAGACACACGAAAACGTTCAAAATCCCAAAGTTGGACGTTAG
- the LOC111911213 gene encoding zinc finger CCCH domain-containing protein 15: protein MQNYTGFPFSGDDDDNKLWTSFIEQSDGSAYDDFDAPLYSPIFPTSTPPHHFPGTPNTTPLSLPPIVMDYSHRHSMDFAPFQDLIDRRNWCLSNLRLTAKEAEALRQENVNLQMANSELNKQLSHLQQQAASASSLQNYANATVFPSANSLSDCFGRIRIGEKVPPATDKRSARGVENVDPVKKTEVERVKLPKSISVRSNGYLKTVQTGDGTASRARVADRVKSTSDTQRVYVRGKKQEEPLELQVYNQGMTKTELCNKWQQTGACPYGDHCQFAHGIEELRPVLRHPRYKTEVCRMVLAGDPCPYGHRCHFRHALTQEEKLMSRRRVNS, encoded by the exons ATGCAGAACTACACCGGTTTTCCTTTCAGTGGCGACGACGACGACAATAAACTCTGGACTTCCTTCATCGAGCAATCTGACGGCAGTGCATATGATGATTTCGACGCACCTCTTTACTCTCCGATCTTCCCTACCAGTACTCCGCCTCATCACTTCCCCGGAACTCCGAACACAACACCTCTGTCACTACCACCGATCGTCATGGATTACAGCCACAGgcattcaatggattttgcaCCGTTCCAAGACCTGATCGACCGGCGTAACTGGTGCCTCTCTAACCTCCGTCTCACCGCCAAAGAAGCCGAAGCGCTCCGCCAAGAGAACGTTAATCTTCAAATGGCAAATTCTGAACTAAACAAACAACTGTCTCACTTGCAGCAACAAGCAGCTTCAGCTTCTTCTCTACAGAACTACGCTAATGCGACTGTATTTCCATCGGCGAATTCCCTTTCCGATTGTTTTGGACGGATCAGGATCGGAGAGAAGGTACCTCCGGCAACCGACAAACGGTCAGCCCGTGGAGTGGAGAACGTGGATCCGGTTAAGAAAACGGAAGTGGAGCGGGTTAAATTGCCCAAGAGTATTTCAGTCCGATCCAATGGATACTTGAAGACAGTTCAAACCGGTGATGGCACTGCTAGTCGGGCACGGGTTGCGGATCGGGTAAAATCCACTTCTGATACG CAAAGAGTGTATGTACGAGGGAAGAAGCAGGAGGAACCACTGGAACTCCAAGTATACAACCAGGGAATGACAAAGACTGAACTCTGCAACAAATGGCAACAAACTGGTGCATGCCCATATGGAGACCACTGTCAATTTGCCCATGGCATAGAAGAGCTCCGCCCAGTTTTACGCCACCCACGCTACAAAACAGAAGTCTGCCGGATGGTCCTCGCCGGAGATCCTTGCCCATATGGCCACCGCTGTCACTTCCGCCATGCTCTCACCCAGGAAGAGAAGCTCATGAGCCGCCGCCGCGTCAACAGTTGA
- the LOC111911262 gene encoding putative zinc finger protein At1g68190 isoform X1, which yields MDRYCEFCVNLRSVVYCKADAAYLCLSCDTKVHSANPLSNRHYRNLICESCRRRPSYVRCYDHQKFMCRGCDLSQHNASSKHRKRVVKSYVGCPSARDLGVLWDFDLNPFVDCSSRILDQKFGLESNEYIKAIDGGIQGFSVLEQLVDLLKVQTSNIDHISSIMQCQEHEMDVDQFSQPFLVKGEHSNDHNISLDPCSSPFTQLDSLESSETNETTLQGDSIWQCKSSVSSSQLWSQNMQDLGVCEEPSCLDDLNIPDIDLSFRNFEELFRSEKEPTSVDQNKSMAYLNLTESSPKKAPYTSQIMSFSFSRSSAESSDTTCIDSGISPCGSSEHHVHEKSKGKKIVQLKDSEQDKCGYRKARSDTRKRSKSQSWTLESHESTTRSY from the exons ATGGATAGATATTGTGAATTCTGTGTGAACTTAAGATCCGTTGTTTACTGTAAGGCGGATGCAGCGTATCTTTGTCTTTCGTGTGATACTAAAGTTCACTCAGCCAATCCACTCTCAAACCGCCATTATCGGAACCTCATTTGTGAGTCTTGCAGACGTCGCCCAAGCTATGTCCGTTGTTATGATCATCAGAAGTTCATGTGTCGTGGTTGTGATCTTAGCCAACACAATGCTTCTTCTAAGCATCGAAAAAGAGTTGTGAAAAGTTACGTTGGCTGCCCATCTGCCAGAGATTTAGGGGTATTGTGGGATTTCGACTTGAATCCGTTTGTTGACTGTAGTAGTCGCATTCTTGACCAAAAATTTGGTTTAGAGAGTAATGAATACATCAAG GCAATTGATGGTGGTATACAAGGGTTCTCCGTTCTTGAACAACTTGTTGATTTGCTAAAGGTTCAAACATCCAACATCGATCATATTTCATCGATTATGCAATGTCAAGAACATGAGATGGATGTTGATCAGTTTTCGCAGCCATTCTTGGTTAAAGGAGAGCATTCCAATGACCATAATATAAGTCTTGATCCATGTTCATCGCCATTCACACAATTGGACAGTTTAGAATCCTCTGAAACCAACGAAACTACCCTCCAAGGAGACTCAATTTGGCAATGCAAAAGTTCAGTTTCAAGCAGCCAACTTTGGTCTCAAAATATGCAAGATCTTGGTGTATGTGAAGAACCATCTTGCTTAGATGACTTGAACATACCTGATATCGATCTCTCATTCAGAAATTTCGAAGAACTTTTCCGAAGTGAGAAAGAGCCCACAAGCGTCGATCAG AACAAATCAATGGCCTACTTGAATCTCACCGAGTCATCTCCAAAGAAAGCACCTTACACTTCTCAAATTATGTCATTCTCGTTTTCGAGAAGCAGTGCTGAAAGCAGCGATACAACATGCATAGACAGTGGTATTTCGCCATGTGGATCAAGTGAGCACCATGTGCATGAAAAATCAAAAGGAAAGAAGATCGTACAGCT GAAGGATTCGGAACAAGACAAATGTGGCTACAGAAAGGCTCGATCAGACACACGAAAACGTTCAAAATCCCAAAGTTGGACGTTAGAAAGCCATGAATCTACAACAAGAAGttattga